The proteins below come from a single Streptomyces sp. M92 genomic window:
- a CDS encoding solute symporter family protein, with protein MTGDHQTLALLLFSTFVAVTLGITTWVSRHRHGSAEDFYAGGRLFSPMENGFAIAGDYMSAASFLGISGVIALYGYDGMLYSVGFLVAWLVVLFLVAELVRNCGRYTLADVVAARMRERPVRIAAGTSSVTVSVMYLVAQMVGAGSLVALLLGGTGEAARTWTVIGVGALMVIYVSLGGMRATTWIQIVKAVLLLGGTVALTTLVLVRFHGDVDRLLRTAAERSGHGEAFLAPGLAYGGDWTSRFDFISLGLALVLGTAGLPHILSRFYTVPTARAARRSVVWSIGLIGGFYLMTIVLGFGAAALVGTDAVRASNAAGNTAVPLLALNLGGGAGSTGGAVLFAVVAAVAFATILAVVAGITLASSASVAHDLYASLRRRDAKPRSEVAVARVAAVAIGAVAIALGLLARDLNVAFLVGLAFAVAASANLPVLLYSLFWRGFTTRGAVWAVYGGLVPAVVLVLLSPVVSGSPHSLFPGVDFQYFPLQNPGLVSIPLGFLAGWIGTVTSPEVPDEAKHAETEVRSLTGAGAV; from the coding sequence GTGACCGGTGACCACCAGACGCTGGCGCTGCTGCTGTTCAGCACCTTCGTAGCCGTCACACTGGGCATCACGACGTGGGTGAGCCGTCACCGGCACGGCTCGGCGGAGGACTTCTACGCGGGCGGCCGATTGTTCTCCCCGATGGAGAATGGTTTTGCCATCGCCGGCGACTACATGTCGGCGGCCTCCTTCCTCGGTATCTCGGGTGTCATCGCGCTCTACGGCTACGACGGCATGCTCTACTCCGTGGGCTTCCTGGTCGCCTGGCTCGTCGTGCTGTTCCTCGTCGCGGAACTGGTGCGCAACTGCGGGAGGTACACCCTCGCGGACGTCGTGGCGGCACGGATGCGCGAGCGGCCGGTCCGGATCGCCGCCGGAACGTCCTCCGTCACCGTGTCCGTCATGTACCTGGTGGCACAGATGGTGGGCGCCGGCAGCCTGGTCGCCCTGCTGCTCGGCGGCACGGGCGAGGCGGCGCGCACCTGGACCGTCATCGGCGTCGGCGCCCTGATGGTGATCTACGTGTCGCTGGGCGGAATGCGGGCCACCACCTGGATCCAGATCGTGAAGGCGGTGCTGCTGCTCGGCGGTACCGTGGCCCTGACCACGCTGGTGCTGGTGCGCTTCCACGGCGACGTCGACCGGCTGCTGCGCACGGCGGCCGAGCGCAGCGGCCACGGCGAGGCGTTCCTCGCACCCGGTCTGGCGTACGGCGGGGACTGGACCTCGCGCTTCGACTTCATCAGCCTGGGACTCGCCCTGGTGCTGGGCACGGCGGGGCTTCCGCACATCCTGTCCCGCTTCTACACGGTGCCCACCGCCCGGGCCGCGAGGCGGTCGGTCGTCTGGTCGATCGGCCTCATCGGAGGCTTCTACCTGATGACGATCGTGCTCGGCTTCGGCGCGGCGGCCCTGGTCGGGACGGACGCCGTACGGGCCTCGAACGCGGCCGGGAACACGGCGGTCCCCCTGCTCGCCCTGAACCTGGGCGGCGGCGCGGGGTCCACCGGAGGCGCGGTGCTGTTCGCGGTCGTGGCCGCAGTCGCCTTCGCCACCATCCTCGCGGTGGTCGCGGGCATCACCCTGGCCTCCTCGGCGTCCGTGGCCCACGACCTGTACGCGTCCCTGCGACGCCGGGACGCCAAGCCGCGCAGCGAGGTCGCCGTGGCGCGTGTCGCAGCCGTCGCCATCGGCGCGGTCGCGATCGCGCTCGGCCTGCTCGCCCGCGACCTCAACGTCGCGTTCCTGGTGGGCCTCGCCTTCGCCGTCGCCGCGTCCGCAAACCTGCCGGTGCTGCTCTACTCGCTGTTCTGGCGCGGCTTCACCACGCGCGGCGCCGTGTGGGCCGTCTACGGCGGCCTCGTCCCCGCCGTGGTACTGGTCCTGCTGTCGCCCGTGGTGTCGGGCAGCCCGCATTCGCTGTTCCCGGGCGTCGACTTCCAGTACTTCCCGCTGCAGAACCCCGGTCTGGTGTCGATCCCGTTGGGCTTCCTGGCCGGCTGGATCGGCACGGTCACCTCGCCCGAGGTCCCGGACGAGGCCAAGCACGCCGAGACCGAGGTGCGGTCACTGACCGGGGCCGGGGCCGTGTAG
- a CDS encoding response regulator — MIEVLVVDDDTRVARVNAAYVEKVPGFHVAGQAHSALEALRSVERLPRVDLILLDHYLPDRTGLEVVQEMRRRGHQTDVIMVTAARDVSTVQAAMRHGALQYLVKPFAFAGLRAKLEAYARLRRTLDGGGEAEQAEVDRIFGALSAPSEPGLPKGHSPTTAELVRQCLMRADGALSAQEIAERTGVSRQTAQRYLKLLERTGRATLTLKYGDAGRPEHRYAWATRA; from the coding sequence ATGATCGAGGTCCTGGTCGTGGACGACGACACGCGGGTCGCGCGGGTCAACGCCGCCTACGTCGAGAAGGTGCCGGGATTCCATGTCGCCGGGCAGGCGCACAGCGCGCTGGAGGCCCTTCGGAGCGTGGAGAGGCTGCCCCGCGTGGACCTGATCCTGCTGGATCACTACCTGCCCGACCGCACCGGCCTGGAGGTCGTCCAGGAGATGCGGCGCCGCGGCCACCAGACCGACGTGATCATGGTGACGGCGGCGCGGGACGTGTCCACCGTCCAGGCGGCGATGCGTCACGGTGCGCTGCAGTACCTGGTCAAGCCGTTCGCCTTCGCGGGGCTGCGCGCCAAGCTGGAGGCGTACGCGCGGCTGCGGCGCACACTCGACGGCGGGGGCGAGGCGGAGCAGGCGGAGGTGGACCGGATCTTCGGCGCCCTGTCGGCGCCGTCGGAGCCGGGACTGCCCAAGGGGCACTCCCCCACCACCGCCGAGCTGGTGCGCCAGTGCCTGATGAGGGCCGACGGCGCCCTCTCCGCCCAGGAGATCGCCGAACGGACCGGGGTGAGCCGCCAGACCGCCCAGCGCTATCTGAAGCTCCTGGAGCGCACCGGGCGTGCCACGCTGACCCTCAAGTACGGCGACGCGGGCCGGCCGGAGCACCGTTACGCGTGGGCGACCCGCGCCTGA
- a CDS encoding ATP-binding protein yields MSSAPPARRLRLGLPRRVFSQVLLMQLAIAAGVAVLATGLFLAPLGDQLDDQAMRRALAIAQTTAQQPQIVRDLRDTAPTASGPVQRESERIREATGAEYVVVMDRRGVRWSHTDPERVGGVVSTDPGQALAGREVMEIDDGTLGRSARGKVPLRDDEGDVVGAVSVGIAYDSVRARLIHAIPGLFAYAGGALAVGALAAWFISRRVQRQTRDLAFSDIAGLLAEREAMLHGIREGVVALDRGGRVRLLNDEAQRLLGIGGEAVGHSPDEALGAGRTADVLAGRVTGADLLTVRGQRVLVANRMPTGDGGAVATLRDRTELEQLGRELDSTRGLIDALRAQDHEHANRMHTLLGLLELEMYDDAVEFVGEVVGDHRVTAEQITERIEDPLLAALLVGKATVATERGVALWVSERTRLPDRLVDSRGLVTIVGNLVDNALDAVAGTPHARVEIELRARGRAATLRVRDTGPGIPAEHRELVFTAGWSTKEPPAHRQRGIGLSLVRRLAERQGGSAAVGEAHGGGAEFVVVLPEALTERDPAQPLPAQPDDRPVPAAPAVAAHVNTAAEEESR; encoded by the coding sequence ATGAGTTCCGCTCCCCCCGCCCGCCGACTGCGCCTCGGCCTGCCCCGGCGGGTGTTCTCGCAGGTGCTGCTGATGCAGCTGGCGATCGCCGCGGGGGTCGCCGTGCTCGCGACCGGCCTGTTCCTGGCGCCGCTCGGCGACCAGCTGGACGACCAGGCGATGCGCCGGGCCCTCGCGATCGCGCAGACCACCGCACAGCAACCCCAGATCGTCCGGGACCTGCGCGACACCGCACCCACCGCGAGCGGCCCGGTGCAGCGGGAGTCGGAGCGGATCCGTGAGGCCACGGGGGCGGAGTACGTCGTCGTGATGGACCGGCGGGGCGTGCGCTGGTCGCACACCGATCCGGAGCGGGTGGGCGGGGTCGTCTCCACCGATCCGGGGCAGGCGCTGGCCGGGCGCGAGGTCATGGAGATCGACGACGGCACGCTGGGCCGCTCCGCGCGCGGCAAGGTGCCGCTGCGCGACGACGAGGGCGACGTGGTCGGCGCGGTGTCGGTCGGCATCGCCTACGACAGTGTCCGGGCGCGGCTGATCCACGCCATCCCCGGGCTGTTCGCGTACGCCGGTGGGGCCCTCGCCGTCGGCGCGCTGGCCGCCTGGTTCATCTCGCGCCGGGTGCAGCGGCAGACCCGGGACCTGGCCTTCTCGGACATCGCGGGACTGCTGGCGGAGCGCGAGGCGATGCTGCACGGCATCAGGGAGGGCGTCGTCGCCCTGGACCGCGGCGGCAGGGTGCGCCTGCTCAACGACGAGGCGCAGCGCCTGCTGGGCATCGGCGGGGAGGCCGTCGGCCACTCCCCCGACGAGGCGCTGGGCGCGGGACGCACGGCCGACGTCCTGGCCGGCCGGGTGACCGGGGCCGACCTGCTGACCGTGCGCGGCCAGCGGGTTCTCGTCGCCAACCGGATGCCGACCGGCGACGGAGGCGCCGTCGCCACCCTGCGCGACCGCACCGAGCTGGAACAGCTCGGCAGGGAGCTGGACTCGACGCGCGGCCTGATCGACGCCCTGCGCGCGCAGGACCACGAGCACGCCAACCGCATGCACACCCTGCTGGGACTGCTGGAACTGGAGATGTACGACGACGCCGTGGAGTTCGTCGGCGAGGTGGTGGGCGACCACCGGGTCACCGCGGAGCAGATCACCGAGCGGATCGAGGACCCGCTCCTCGCCGCGCTGCTGGTCGGCAAGGCGACCGTGGCGACCGAACGCGGTGTCGCCCTGTGGGTGTCGGAGCGGACGCGCCTGCCGGACCGCCTGGTCGACTCCCGCGGGCTCGTCACCATCGTCGGCAACCTGGTCGACAACGCGCTCGACGCCGTCGCGGGTACGCCGCACGCGCGCGTGGAGATCGAGTTGCGAGCGCGGGGGCGCGCGGCCACGCTCCGGGTGCGCGACACCGGACCCGGCATCCCCGCGGAGCACCGCGAGCTCGTCTTCACGGCGGGCTGGTCCACCAAGGAGCCGCCGGCACACCGGCAGCGGGGCATCGGGTTGTCGCTGGTGCGCAGGCTGGCCGAGCGCCAGGGCGGCAGTGCCGCCGTCGGCGAGGCACACGGCGGTGGCGCGGAGTTCGTCGTCGTACTGCCCGAGGCCCTGACGGAACGCGACCCGGCCCAGCCGCTCCCGGCCCAGCCGGACGACCGGCCCGTCCCCGCCGCCCCGGCGGTCGCCGCCCACGTGAACACCGCTGCCGAGGAGGAGTCCCGATGA
- a CDS encoding sucrase ferredoxin, which produces MSTCSSVSRHLDEPVAGTAPVARTWLLLEQPGPWGAKALTSSHLDPALGRALEAAVKGTGVRVALIRRPGRHADRHTLAERRVYAAHTVPGSVWLHGATLTDSRRLLDLDFAALGKGDRRAFDSVLEGAPHLGEPLALVCTNGKRDRCCALLGRPLAAELAASGDGDVWEVTHLGGHRFSPTVLVLPHGYAYGRVQGHAVEEILRGARRGRIVVEDCRGNSAWERPGQAAELAVRKAVGEAAAQALDVVRTDGAAPHWEVTVAHSDGRHWRVTVEQAAAGPPRQESCAASVLGSPARMEVTRVRALSVTAALAG; this is translated from the coding sequence GTGAGTACGTGCTCATCCGTTTCCCGGCACCTCGACGAACCCGTCGCGGGCACCGCCCCCGTCGCGAGGACCTGGCTGCTGCTGGAGCAGCCCGGCCCGTGGGGCGCCAAGGCGCTGACGTCGAGCCACCTGGATCCCGCCCTGGGGCGCGCCCTGGAAGCGGCCGTGAAGGGCACGGGCGTACGCGTCGCGCTGATCCGCAGGCCGGGGCGCCACGCGGATCGCCACACCCTTGCCGAGCGCCGGGTGTACGCGGCCCACACCGTGCCCGGGAGCGTGTGGTTGCACGGCGCCACGCTCACCGACTCCCGTAGGCTGCTCGACCTCGATTTCGCCGCGCTCGGCAAGGGTGACCGCCGCGCCTTCGACTCGGTACTCGAAGGCGCGCCCCACCTGGGCGAACCGCTCGCCCTCGTCTGCACCAACGGCAAGCGCGACCGGTGCTGCGCGCTCCTCGGCCGGCCGCTCGCGGCGGAACTCGCCGCTTCCGGCGACGGGGACGTCTGGGAGGTCACCCATCTGGGCGGTCACCGCTTCTCCCCGACCGTGCTGGTGCTGCCGCACGGCTACGCCTACGGACGGGTCCAGGGCCACGCGGTCGAGGAGATCCTGCGCGGTGCGCGCCGGGGGCGGATCGTGGTCGAGGACTGCCGCGGGAACTCCGCGTGGGAGCGTCCGGGGCAGGCCGCCGAGCTGGCCGTGCGCAAGGCCGTCGGCGAGGCAGCGGCCCAGGCACTGGACGTCGTACGGACGGACGGTGCGGCGCCTCACTGGGAGGTGACCGTGGCCCACAGCGACGGCCGGCACTGGCGGGTCACCGTCGAGCAGGCCGCGGCGGGGCCGCCGCGCCAGGAGAGCTGCGCGGCGTCGGTCCTGGGCTCGCCCGCGCGGATGGAGGTCACGAGGGTACGCGCACTGTCCGTGACGGCGGCGCTCGCCGGCTGA
- a CDS encoding citrate synthase encodes MRDHEPGRPGDGEHRLTTKEAAELLGVKPETVYAYVSRGLLGSRRKSEGRGSTFDAEEVRALARRHRRGSGTAPAPGQEPAVRTRITLIEKDRFYFRGVDAVELAARHSYEEVAEWLWTGRMRPGIEFAAPEASVTAARRAVDALPEHAGPTDSLRVAVVAAAAADPLRFDLSEEAVLGTARTLIPTLVAALPPVRHAGHDRGPLAHRLWTRLSGLPADEASLRALDTALSLLVDHDLAASTLAVRVAASARAHAYAAVSAGLGVIEGPLHGAAGGLAHRLLLEVLDRGSAAPVVAEELRAGRRLPGLGHRLYPGEDPRARALFALLEDVPRAAPALAAARDVQATAARHIPLRANVDLALGVLTASCGMPSTAAETIFAVARTAGWIAHALEEYGERPLRMRPSGLYSGPRPPQPLPE; translated from the coding sequence ATGCGCGATCACGAACCCGGCCGCCCCGGCGACGGCGAGCACCGCCTGACCACCAAGGAGGCGGCCGAACTGCTCGGAGTGAAACCCGAGACCGTCTACGCGTACGTCAGCCGCGGCCTGCTCGGCAGCCGGCGCAAGTCAGAGGGCCGGGGCAGCACCTTCGACGCCGAGGAGGTGCGGGCGCTCGCCCGCCGCCACCGCCGCGGGAGCGGCACGGCCCCCGCTCCCGGCCAGGAGCCTGCCGTCCGCACGCGCATCACGCTCATCGAGAAGGACCGGTTCTACTTCCGGGGCGTCGACGCGGTGGAACTGGCCGCGCGTCACAGCTACGAGGAGGTCGCCGAGTGGCTGTGGACGGGCCGGATGCGACCCGGCATCGAATTCGCCGCGCCCGAGGCCTCCGTGACAGCCGCCCGGCGAGCCGTCGACGCCCTGCCCGAGCACGCGGGGCCCACCGACAGCCTGCGCGTCGCCGTCGTCGCCGCGGCGGCCGCGGACCCGCTCCGCTTCGACCTGTCCGAAGAGGCCGTGCTGGGCACCGCGCGGACCCTCATCCCCACCCTCGTCGCCGCCCTTCCCCCGGTGCGGCACGCCGGTCACGACCGGGGTCCGCTCGCCCACCGCCTGTGGACGCGGCTCAGCGGACTCCCCGCGGACGAGGCGTCGCTGCGCGCTCTCGACACGGCGCTCTCGCTGCTCGTCGACCACGACCTGGCCGCCTCGACGCTCGCCGTGCGCGTGGCCGCGTCGGCCAGGGCGCACGCCTACGCGGCCGTGTCCGCGGGCCTCGGCGTGATCGAGGGCCCGCTGCACGGCGCGGCGGGCGGACTCGCCCACCGGCTGCTGCTGGAGGTACTCGACCGGGGCAGCGCGGCGCCGGTGGTCGCCGAGGAGCTGCGGGCCGGTCGCCGCCTCCCCGGCCTGGGTCACCGCCTGTACCCCGGCGAGGACCCGCGCGCGCGTGCGCTCTTCGCCCTCCTGGAGGACGTCCCCCGGGCGGCCCCCGCCCTGGCGGCGGCCCGCGACGTCCAGGCGACCGCCGCCCGTCACATCCCGCTGCGCGCCAACGTCGATCTGGCGCTCGGAGTGCTCACCGCGTCCTGCGGCATGCCCTCCACCGCGGCCGAGACGATCTTCGCCGTCGCCCGTACGGCGGGCTGGATCGCCCACGCCCTGGAGGAGTACGGGGAGCGGCCGCTGCGCATGCGGCCGAGCGGGCTCTACTCGGGCCCCAGGCCGCCTCAGCCGCTGCCCGAGTAG
- a CDS encoding citrate synthase/methylcitrate synthase, producing MTVDRTAPTPPVEVPRGLAGVVVADTEVGDVRGREGFYHYRQYSAVELAERRAFEDVWHLLVHGELPDARRGAAFAAETAALRRLPGTVRSALPAIAAAGGRSGPLAGMRTALSLLGAARGFGPVYDLSAEQRRRDTLVVAAAVPTLLTALYRLGRGLQPVEPRADLPHAANYLYMLTGSEPDRERARAIEQYLISTIDHGFNASTFTARVIASTGADVAACLAGAVAALSGPLHGGAPSRALDTLDAIGTPDRIDSWIRERVLAGDRVMGFGHAVYRTEDPRSRMLREVARRFGGSRVEFAVEVERRVEAILAELKPGRELHTNVEFYAGVVMELCGLPREMFTPTFAAARVVGWSANILEQARDSKIIRPAARYVGPEAPVGVPAAG from the coding sequence GTGACCGTTGACAGAACCGCGCCCACTCCGCCCGTGGAGGTGCCGCGAGGGCTCGCGGGTGTCGTGGTGGCCGACACCGAGGTCGGTGATGTGCGAGGGCGGGAGGGGTTCTACCACTACCGCCAGTACTCGGCCGTCGAGCTCGCCGAGCGCCGGGCCTTCGAGGACGTCTGGCATCTCCTGGTCCACGGCGAGCTGCCGGACGCGCGGCGCGGCGCCGCGTTCGCCGCCGAGACCGCGGCGTTGCGGAGACTCCCCGGGACGGTGCGCTCGGCACTGCCCGCCATCGCGGCCGCCGGCGGGCGCTCCGGCCCGCTCGCCGGAATGCGCACCGCCCTGTCGTTGCTGGGCGCGGCCCGGGGCTTCGGGCCCGTCTACGACCTGTCGGCCGAGCAGCGCCGCAGGGACACGCTGGTGGTCGCCGCGGCCGTACCGACGCTGCTCACCGCGCTGTACCGGCTGGGGCGCGGACTTCAGCCGGTGGAGCCCCGCGCGGACCTTCCCCACGCAGCCAACTACCTCTACATGCTGACCGGTTCGGAGCCGGACCGGGAGCGGGCACGTGCGATCGAGCAGTACTTGATCTCCACCATTGACCACGGATTCAATGCGTCAACCTTCACCGCGCGGGTCATCGCCTCGACGGGGGCGGACGTCGCGGCCTGCCTGGCGGGCGCGGTGGCGGCCCTGTCCGGACCACTGCACGGCGGGGCGCCCAGCCGTGCGCTGGACACCCTGGACGCGATCGGTACGCCCGACCGCATCGACTCCTGGATCCGTGAACGGGTGCTCGCCGGCGACCGCGTCATGGGCTTCGGCCACGCGGTCTATCGCACGGAGGATCCCCGCTCGCGGATGCTCCGCGAGGTGGCGCGGCGGTTCGGCGGCTCGCGCGTGGAGTTCGCCGTCGAGGTGGAGCGGCGGGTCGAGGCGATCCTCGCGGAGCTGAAACCGGGGCGCGAGCTGCACACGAACGTCGAGTTCTACGCGGGCGTGGTCATGGAACTGTGCGGTCTGCCGCGTGAGATGTTCACGCCGACCTTCGCGGCGGCGCGGGTGGTGGGCTGGAGCGCGAACATCCTGGAACAGGCGCGGGACTCGAAGATCATCCGCCCTGCGGCGCGGTATGTGGGGCCGGAGGCGCCGGTCGGGGTGCCCGCGGCAGGGTGA
- a CDS encoding DUF6082 family protein, translating to MATRKKITGRFGSAAAGMLFATAGVTLAARQRALEVERLRARRLALEATASRRRALAHQQRMHWELLARAIDDPSLAAVIDTYDKDIPAEKRRQFFYANAWYVNLFHVYEAGLMDQEELFGRLREFFQTPLMREYWEASRAQRATLKASSEEARIGAMVDGLIKDLDEADTDEWWVVGTPPAP from the coding sequence ATGGCCACACGGAAGAAGATCACGGGGAGGTTCGGCTCCGCCGCGGCGGGCATGCTGTTCGCCACGGCCGGGGTGACGTTGGCCGCCCGGCAGCGCGCGCTGGAAGTGGAACGGTTGCGCGCACGGCGACTCGCACTCGAAGCGACCGCATCGCGCCGCCGGGCGCTGGCGCACCAGCAGCGTATGCACTGGGAACTGCTCGCTAGGGCGATCGACGACCCTTCCCTGGCCGCGGTGATCGACACCTACGACAAGGACATTCCCGCTGAGAAGCGGCGCCAGTTCTTCTACGCCAACGCGTGGTACGTCAACCTCTTCCACGTCTACGAGGCCGGCCTGATGGACCAGGAGGAGCTGTTCGGACGTCTGCGTGAGTTCTTCCAGACACCACTGATGCGGGAGTACTGGGAAGCGTCCAGGGCGCAGCGCGCGACGCTGAAGGCGTCCTCGGAGGAGGCCCGGATCGGCGCGATGGTCGATGGCCTCATCAAGGATCTGGACGAGGCCGACACGGACGAGTGGTGGGTGGTGGGGACCCCTCCCGCGCCTTGA
- a CDS encoding CobW family GTP-binding protein has translation MGQRPTPQQIPVVVLAGFLGSGKTTLLNHLLHRSGGSRIGAIVNDFGSIEIDAMAVAGALGDSTVSLGNGCLCCAVDATELDGYLERLARPEAGIDVIVIEASGLAEPQELVRMLLASDQPGVVYGGLVEVVDAAEFDATRARHPEIDRHLALADLVVVNKTDRAPDAERVLALVRSLTDRAAVVPATYGRIDPEFLYDCRPSEERVGQLSFDDLHDHSAHGAYAEHLHAAYDTLSFVSGLPLDPRGLMRFLDSRPEGLYRIKGYVDFGPYDSRNRYAVHAVGRLLRFHPEPWPPGEPRRTQLVLIGSGIDAPALDKQLDACRRGDDAPPADEHGMWGVLRYVPDPEGAEQSGEEPPLMP, from the coding sequence GTGGGGCAGCGCCCGACTCCGCAGCAGATCCCGGTCGTCGTACTCGCCGGATTCCTCGGCTCCGGGAAAACGACACTCCTCAACCACCTCCTGCACCGCAGCGGAGGCAGCCGTATCGGCGCCATCGTCAACGACTTCGGGTCGATCGAGATCGACGCGATGGCCGTGGCCGGCGCACTCGGCGACTCCACCGTGTCCCTCGGCAACGGCTGCCTGTGCTGTGCCGTCGACGCGACCGAACTCGACGGCTACCTGGAGCGGCTCGCACGGCCCGAGGCCGGCATCGACGTGATCGTCATCGAGGCCAGCGGCCTCGCCGAGCCGCAGGAACTCGTGCGCATGCTGCTCGCCAGCGACCAGCCGGGCGTCGTCTACGGCGGGCTGGTCGAGGTCGTCGACGCCGCCGAGTTCGACGCCACGCGCGCGAGGCACCCCGAGATCGACCGGCACCTGGCTCTCGCCGACCTGGTCGTCGTCAACAAGACCGACCGGGCCCCGGACGCCGAGCGGGTGCTCGCGCTCGTCCGCTCGCTCACCGACCGCGCCGCCGTCGTGCCCGCGACCTACGGCCGCATCGATCCCGAGTTCCTCTACGACTGCCGCCCGAGCGAGGAGCGCGTGGGGCAGCTGTCCTTCGACGACCTGCACGACCATTCCGCGCACGGCGCGTACGCCGAACACCTGCACGCCGCCTACGACACCCTGTCGTTCGTCTCCGGCCTCCCGCTCGACCCGCGCGGGCTGATGCGCTTCCTCGACAGCCGTCCCGAAGGCCTGTACCGGATCAAGGGCTACGTCGACTTCGGCCCGTACGACTCACGCAACCGCTACGCCGTCCACGCCGTCGGTCGCTTACTGCGTTTCCACCCGGAGCCCTGGCCCCCCGGCGAGCCCCGCCGCACCCAGCTGGTGCTCATCGGCTCCGGCATCGACGCCCCCGCCCTCGACAAACAACTCGACGCGTGCCGCAGGGGCGACGACGCCCCACCCGCCGACGAGCACGGCATGTGGGGCGTCCTGCGTTACGTACCGGACCCCGAAGGAGCGGAGCAGAGCGGCGAGGAGCCGCCGCTCATGCCCTGA